The DNA segment CACATAACAGCTGTCAGATACCACTGGATAATCTACTCCTCCTGTTCCTGAAAGGTAGATGTCATTATGAAAGCATTTCCAAAAGGAAGTATGTTTTAATTTGGGACAATGGCACAAATTAAGTGGTAATGcaacaataaaagagaaaatttaaaaagtacagtatttgcatttgtgattttttttttttgtcccaccTCATTCCATTCTCTCCGGTGGTCCTTGAACCTTCACCAGCAGGCTGATATCCTGATAAATTCtacaaggaagaagtaaaacaatgTAAAAGGCAAGGTGGGTGTGGCCGAGAAAGAGGTCATGGTGAACCAGAAGTGCAGCTACTCAAATGTATGCAGATAAGGCATTAGGTTCTAGGGCTGAAAGGAAGTACACCAGATTGAAGACTGCCCACATGATACCTGATGACAGACTTCCAGGGAAAGAGCCCAACCTTGAGGTTTTTCTGCTTAGCCCTCGCTTCCAAACAAAGCAAGCTGCAAGACCAGTCGTAACATCAAGCAGtagaaagttttccttcctttgggaAAAGCTAGTAAAAGCATCTCTCTATGCCCTCTTTTTGCCGAAAGGGCCAGCTTTCTCCTGAGGTCCCTGCTGTCAGAGAAGAGTTGCAAAGGCTGTGATGGCATTGTGCATAATGGCCATTAGAATAAAAATAGGAGTCTCTGTCCATCTAATCCTGCAAGAGTTAATTCCCTTCCCTGAGCCTCCCATTCTTCACCTGAAAAGGGTGGTAGGCAGATtgaaccagaaaacaaaagatttatttctaaaagacttattttttctacttcctttacTTCGTTCTTCCAATTAAAAAACTTAAGCACTAAAAACAGTCTAGTCTACCTGCTTTCCATATACCTGAGATTAATTCACATACTTTCTGAGTAACATGATAAAGTCATCTTTAGAAACATACACACTGGTTTCAGAAGGACACCCTCTGGGGTCTTGGCTGCCAGTCTGGTCCAGGCACACACGGTCAGAACCTTAATGCCAGTCGGCGTCCTTATCAGCATTCACTACCCATGTTCTAGATGATACTCTCTCAGGAGACAATactttcctttctaaaatgtatacTCTTTGCTCTGAACAATGAGTATATGAATAGGTCTTCATTTGACTACCTGAACAATCAGCTTCTTATATTATTTATCCAAAGCAGAATCAACTCACCTAATTTGTGTCAAGTCACCAGGACTCTTTGTTGcataaaaaacattaagatatCACCCAAGTCTAGCATGAAAGGTTCTTCTGAAATCTCTTGTGGCATCAGCATTTTCTAGGTAGTCTAGTACATACCAGTCAAAATTGACTTGATCTGCCAAACATGAAACTCATTCAGTACTGCCCCTGTAGGAGTCAAATTCTTATTTACAACTTAATAAACAAAGTTAGCTTTGTTCCAGCCCTTATTATAGTTGAGACTTCCAAATTTACTTCATGTCCGACACTGCCAACCAAGTGTTCAAAGCACTTAATACTTACAAGCCACATCTTGTCCTTTCACATCCACATGAGAGACCAAGCCCTATTTCActcttgtttaaattttattattgtgGTTATTAGTAATAAACCAATAGAACTAGGATAACAAAGGGAAACGTTCAAGATAAGTAACTTCTTCCTTATGAattaaaacacatgcacacacttgagttactccctccccacccaatcCTGATGTACAGACAGCTATACAAAACAGTCCGTAGAGCTCTGTGAGCAGCTGATACCAGGAGCTGGGCAAAGGACCCCAGCTGTATGAAGTCTCAGGCTGATGTGGGTCTAGATGACTAACTTCTCCACACTGAGAGTACTCGTGGTTTCATCCTCTTCATTTGACCCAAAATAGCCCGGGAGGTCCAGCATCCTCTGCTCAGCCTCAGTGAGGCCAAATGACGTATTGTCATAGAAGGCAAACTCAGGGTGGGCTGGGAAACTCTGACACTTGTCTTTTCTACCCTGAGAAGGGCTCAGGGGGCTGACCCTCTGGTAGCTGTctttgggggcagtgggggaaggcTGCTTCCTTGAGACACTCCTGTGACTGGGGGACGGTCCCCTCCGAGATCTATGAGGCTCTGTTCTCTCACCTCCTACCACGAAGCTTGCCTGGCTGTCCCCCAGGTCTGGTTTCCTCACCGGCTGCCCCAGGGTGTAGGACTTAGGGGCAGGGCTCAAGGGACCTCTGGTTGCACCCGCCCCTTCCGGTTTCTCGGGAAACGGGGCGGCGCCTCGACTGTGAGGCCGAAATCTGTCTTCCGCCTGGTCCCAGGTCCGCGTCCTAGAACTGTAGGCCGGGGCCTGGCGTGGAGTCAGGGTGGACATGCTCCTCTCCCGGAACGGCCGGGCCTGCTTGGCTTCGTGAAAACTAGCGGTCCTCCTGAAGTGGGAGCCCCTGGGGTGGCTCCTCTCCGGCAGCGCCCCTCTGCCGCCCACGTGCCTCGTGGCTGACTTGCGGATCACCGTCTGGCTGGGGCTGACGGCGCAACTGGCCTGACACGCCGGGTGGTCGGGCCTGGAGGGGGGCCTGGCCGCGGCCCCGCCCGCCGGCTGCTCCAGAAACGGGGATTTGATCCGGAACTTGTTTGCCGCGGCTTCGTCTGGGCTTTCCACGTCTAAGGGGGGCACGGCGGCGGCGTCGATGGCCGTGTCTGTCAGGGGACTCTGAGACACGTGGTACACCTTGGTGGTTTCCGTCAGGCCCTTCTTCTTCATCTCCTTCAGCTGCTGCTGGGCCAGGCGGTAGCTGAACAGCGGGGGGATGATCTTCTGGGCGTTGGACTGCACGCTCTCGCTGCCAGAGGCGTCGTCCTCGGGAGCCGCGGGCACACTGCGCCTGTAGGTCAGGGGGATGCCCGCGTCCCCCGGGCCCCCCGCGGGCCCGTCGCCCCCGTCCGAGAAGCTGCCGCGCTGCTCGCTCAGCTCGCAGATGTTCTCCTCGTCCGAGTTCTTCCGGAAGCTGGGGGAGTGGATGGAGTTGTGTCGAGCCGGCGTGCGGCACTTCGGGGTGCGGCCGAACTTCCGCCACAGCGTGATGAGGACGGTGGCGAGGATGATGAACAAGCACAGGGAAATCCCAGTGACGGTCACGATGTTGTTGGACTTCACCGGACCCTGGGGCTGAAGAGGGGATGCACTGGATGGCTGGAAAGCTACAAGACAAGGGAGAGCAAATGTATTCTCTGGTATTGATTCTCTGCGTGGTTTTAAGGTTCTGATTATCTAGCAGTTCTAGAAAAAAACGTAAAATAAACAAGGGCTGGGATTTCGGGTCTTAACACACGTGTCTCTGCTGGCAgcttaaacaaaaccaaaccaaaaaaaaaaaaaaaacccaaacaaaaaacagaaacaacaacgacaacaacaaaacaaacaaaaaacaccaaggCACACAGAAATGAGGTGAGTAGATAAACCACAATCAGGGGTGACTTCGGGGCTCACTGGCTCCTGCTAACACGTGTCTCAAATGTTCCACATAGAAAGCAGCAGCATAAGGAAAGTGTCAGGGTAAGATCAAGATACGGTGAACACGGGATATCTATAGTTAAATGTACCTTTGAGATGCACATCAGAAAATTCCTATCAAGTATTAAAACCTGACATGCAAAATGACTCAGGTAGGTTGTATCTCAGTTCGCATATCTGAAGAAATTAACAGGTGAAAATAAGTCTTTAGGCAATAGCGAACGCTCCATGAAtgtgtgtcatccttgcacaggggccatgctaatctctgTATGGTTCCAATTTTAGTCCATGTGCTGCGGAGACAAGCACAAGTCTTTAGGTAATGTAATGCAACTCCAGTTTCCCTTCTAATGTCAAAGAACTTGCTTTCCTGGCTGAAGCCTCTTCTGCTCACTCTTCTCTTTCCAGCTGTCCTCTCCTCTTGCCTCCTTCCGTGGGGTgttgatttgtctttttcttccctgcTGTCTCCAACTGCTTTGTCCCATGATCATCAAAATGTTTCACCAAGCTTCAGACACCAGCTGGGGCCTCAGCCTGTACTGCCACTGAAATACCCAGGAAACTGAGACCACCTAATGCCACCAGGCCTCCCCTCTCTTACCTCTTTGTCACTAACCACCCTTCAGGGGCTTCCAGTCACCTGTCCTGTCCCATTGCCCCCCTAAGTCTTACCGCTACCAGCTCTGTGTGTCATGTCCATAACCCACTTTCCCACTGCTTCCCTGTCTTTTCTGCTCCCCCCCACCAATGGGATAACCAAACTCCTCGGCATCCAGAACCTTTCCCTTTGCCTCCTTCCTTGCCTTACCTGAGGGGACTGGATCTCCTGAGGGGCACGGCTTCCCCTGCCCACCCTTTTGTGTGGAAGCTGTGGTGCACACTTGTTTATAAGCAAACAAGACCAGCAGCACGGAGTGTTCCTCACTCTTCTCATTCCTGATTGCCATTTTCAACTGTTTCACCTCCGGATCaaaattctacttaaaaaaaaaaaaaattctctatgctgtacttttcacttccatgacttatttattttataactgtaaagtctgtacctcttaatcttctTTATTTTGCCCATCTGCCCCACTCACCTCCTTTAGGCAACAAGCAGTCTGTTCTCTGtttaagacttaatttttttgttttgttttttagattctacaaaTCAATGATAGCAGGTGGTATTTGTCTCACTTATCTTAATacctctcctttatccattccATCTACTGATgagcacttgggttgcttccatattttggctattgtaaatgctgctgcaataaacatagggtgcatgtatcttttagaattagtgctcattttctttgggtaaatactcagtagtggaactACTAGATCatatcatatttctatttttttaatttttgaatatccTTCCTAGTATTTTTGCAGtagctgcatcaatttacattcctaccaacagtgcacaagatgctctcttttctccatatcctcaccaacacttactatttcttgtctttttcgtACTAGCCATTCTGTCtgctgtgaggtgatatctcattgtggtttttatttgtatttccctgatgatgagtgatcttgACCATCTCctcatgggtctgttggccatctgtacgtcttctttgtaaaactgtctattcatgtcctctgcccgtTTTGAATtggattctttgttgttgttttttgtttttgtcttttctttttttttggtgttgagttttgtcagttctttatattttttggatattcaccccttatcagatatatgcaaatatcttctattcagtaggttgcgcttttgtgttgttgatggtttcctctgttgtgcagcaaaagctttttatttgtagtcccaattgtttatttttgcttttgtttcccttgtctgaggataaatatccataaatatgttacTAAGGGTGATATCCAAGGTGTCTTCTACTCTTCTGATGCCCATGCCATCTACCCAGACCATCCGCCTAATGCCCCCTCAACATTGCCATCCTCCAACCTTGTGGCAGCCATCAGTCACTAGCACCTGGGTCTCAGTCTTCCTTACCATCCTACAGGTAGGCCCAACTGGGCAATGTCAGTGCCCATCCAACATATAAAGCCTTACCATTGTTTGCAGCTGCTCCTCTTCTGAAATACTCAATTTCATAGCCTATTTTCAAGctattttatgaatattcaaTTTCATAGcctattttcttctcctctcacTCGGCCAATATTATTACACTGGTTTCTCAACCTCACTGCAATTTCTGATTCCCCAactcatccatttattttctcccCATATGCCAGCCAACTCCTGGCCTCACTTCTCTCCCTACACTTATGATCCATTACATAAACCATTCTCTTACCAATAACCTCTCTCTGACCTTTAGTACTGAGCCATACTCCTTTCCCCGATCTACAGCAAAAGTCCATCCCTAGGTAAACCAAAACGTGAATTACCAGCTGCTGCACCAAGGTGCGGAGCACTGGTGGAGAAAATAATGCACCTGTGTGGGTCAGTGCCTCTGCATACCGACAGCCCCCAACCTCAGCTGCCCACAGCATGGGCAGCATGGGCTCCTAAGCAACTCAATTCTTTCATTCCCTACAAGTTTCACCACTTTTCTCAAGTCCCCTACCAACCCTCCTCCTCAGAATGCCACTGATTCACACAAAACTAGAAGCTATCTGGAAAGTACACCCCCAGCtccttttgccattttcttctcCCACGCAGACTTGGGAGCAGCCACACTTCTATTTACTTCTTTCTCTATGGAGTGGAAGAAGTATCTTCCTAGAAAGGTGGGTCCACCAAGTGCGCTCGGTCACCCTTCTCCAGGGGGGATCAACCCTCTGTACCAGTTCTCTCCAGCTTCTCCCCTATGCAGCTCCGTGCAAACATGCTTAAGCTCTCACTTTAACAAGACCCTTCTAGAACCCTCTCACTACTGCCACAACCATCTTATTCCTTGTCCTCCCAGCAAAGCTTAAATAAAGAAGACTCTATATTTGCTGACTTACTCCTTCCACATCATCACCTCTGAGTCCTGCAACCTGCCTCCAGAATTAGTTTCAGTGAAATAGTTTCTGCTGAGGTCACTTATGATCTAGTAgctaaattcaaaaaaatttagtCCTGATATTCCTTGACTGCAGTATTGGCTACTTCCCAACACTTCCTGAAActttttctcttcttggcttCAACAATAGTACTCACTTAATTTGGAGCAAAGAACATCGACTTTGGAGCAAGGAGATCTAGATCCTATCCTGGCTCCATTAGCTCTACTCTCTCCACCAATGTCCCGTCAACACCTTCACTTTCACATGCCCAAGACTCATCCTCTTTCCCCCAGAACCTGGGTCTCATCCAATCTCAAGGAAACAGCACCACTGTCCATGAAGCTGCCAGTACTAGAATCCTGGTTTTAATCCTTGATACTTCCCTCTCCATCACTCTCCACATCCGGAGTCTTtgaccccttccctcctctgcctctccactgtcatcatttcatttttcacctGAAAAACACTTAACAGGCCTTGCTGCTGCCATTCCTACCCCTTCCAATGTATTCTCCATACTATAGCTAAGAGATCCCTCTGAAATACAGGCCAAACCTTGAAAGTCCCTTAGAATCTGGCTCCTACCTACCTGTCTGGGTTCATTTTTACCACTCCGTCTGGTACACTATGCTCTAGATACATTAAactattttcagttctttggctCTCTTAATGTGCCAtcttctttcatgttttcatcCATTGTTCCCCTTGCTAAATTCCCTTTCTCACTTGGTTCACCTCAGTGACACCTACTCAACTCTCAAACTTTAGCTCAGATATCACCACCTCCAACAAAGGAGTTATTCCCAGCATGGATTTTCACCCCGGAAAGCTTCCATAGTAAGCCATGGATACTTTTTTCATTGTAGGCTCTACACTGTGCTGTATATTATTCCTGTGTGTCTGCTGAGCTACTATATCTTAAGTGCCTTCCAGATAGGAACAATGCCTTATCTTCATACAGTAAAACCTTCATTTGCGAgtataattcattccagaaacatgctggTAATCCAaggcacttgtatatcaaagcaaatttcaagagcCATTGGCTCAATTGTGATCATGTGgcatttggcatcatgtactactcgtactgcaagacattgcttgtttatcaagttacaatttattagaaatgtttgctcgtcttgtggaacactcataGACGAGTTACTCGCAATCTAAGATTTTACTATATTCCCAACCCCAGTCATAGTAACTTACACATAGCTGGTATCCAATAAATGTTAGATTAATTCATTATTAAAAAGGTAATAGCAAAATGATCAATATCCCACCTGACAGAATGTGGACATACGGCAGTGGATCCTCCCATTCTCAAGTTTGAACGAGATGGTCAAATTAACATAGAACTTGACAAAAAAACATCCTTCAAAGCCAAATAAAACTAAACTCTTAACCAAGTGGAACTGGCTGAATGATGAAAGACTTGTTTCCTGACATCATTTCATTCAAGTACCGTGGCTGCTTACCTCCATGGGGAGCAGCAATTCAATTGCACATCATGGTCGCTTTATTTAGCTGTTATCTTTGACTGTGCTGGCTCCCTTCAAAACCATGGCTGGAGAAAAGCCCAAGAGCTGCTGACCTCACCCCTCTCTGCCTCATCTACTTCCCTCTTTCACTTGAAGTGAAGATTTCCAGATGCTAAGCAGCCTACGAACAGATCTTTACATTTCCAAGGAGTGTGAAATAGATTGAATACGAAGATGAACACTTGGAAGAAATTATCATCTTTATCCACATAAGCATGTATCTGAGGACCTTTTTGCTAATTTATAATTTCTAGTTCCCAAATTTTCCAAAAATCTAGTACAGATTTCTAGTTCCCACCCAATATTAAAGAGTTAATacaaaagaacatgaaataatTCCATATATCCTCAAAATTAATTGCTAATTCCAGGTTGTTGATGCTTCCAGAAAGCTAGACTGGCCGGTGCAGAAAGGCAAGGTATTCAAGATAGGTAGCTTAGAAGGGTCAGATCTAATCCTCTGCTTTCTAGCTTTATGGTCTTGGGTAGGTCAGTTATCCTCTCTATGCTACAGAGTCCCAATTAAGTGTGATAATGTATTTAAAGTGCTGGCACATAGCAAATGGTCAACAAACCATTTATATCTTGTCACTTCTAAGGTACAGAAGCCAGTGACAATTGATTTGAAATTCAATTgagttcatccattcattcactcatttatcccTTCATTATGGAACTCTAGATAGAATATCTTAACACAACATGCCATCCCAGAATTGAGAGGAACAGATATATTTGAAGGTACTTATACCCAAGAAAGGAGCTGTGAAAGTGAAGGGGACTTATAAAGAAAGAGTAGACAGAGAATAGAGcctagaaaataatacaaaatataactGGAGATAGAACAGATTCAGAGTGGGGTCAAGGGCTTATGAAAGAAGAGGGGCAGGCTAAGGGCTAGCAGAAGAGCTTAAGTCTGAGGAAAATCAGAAGAAAGAACATCCTCAGGATGCTGGAATAAAGGGAACAAGTCTGGCTGGAAAAATGAGACAGCAAAAATGAATTTGTAAGATCACATGTGGGGGACACTGGCCAAGGTGTTGCCACGTGCCTGTGGTTTTTGCTTAAAGATGCTCTGAGatccaaacacagaaaaaaatctaactCCCCCAGATCTTAAGGGACAAAGAACTAGGGATGGTTTTCTAACCTGGAATTGGAGAGTGGAAGAAGTCAGGACTTGACAGAAGGACTTTATCTAAGGGTCAGGACCAAAGCAAAGGCTGTCAAATTAAATGCGGGGGGCTGTTTGTAGATCAGTAGGTGAGATGGTGTGTGGAAAGAACAAGGATTAGTATTACTGTAACCTGTAGCAAATGAATGGAATTCAACTCCATAAGCTGAAGCACACCTAACCGAGCTTATGGAATTCAACTCCATAAGCTGAAGCACACCTAACCAGCATTACATCTATAAACCATTCATATCAAAACTCACTGAACACCCACAAGTGCCTTCAAGATGCTGAGAGGATGACAGAAAGGCCAGTCTCTAGATGATGACAAGAAGAAAtctccccaccttctcctcctgAATAGGGGTAATAAAGAGGAAATGTAAGGCCATTCAGGGATAAGACAGGGTGACTTGACCCATTTTGACAAATAGCCATCTATATGGTCCCCTCGAGCTTCTCTGAGATGAtgagaaaaagcatttttcacatgTTCTTCCACAATTTTAGCAGGAAGAAGTAAAggatagataagaaaacaaaagcacaaccaaaaatatctcagGAAGAAAAGATCATCCCtcctatttttgtgtttttaaaaatgatttccttgTCATTTCCCTGTCTTCCATAGTGTGAAATCCCCCGCCATCTCACTGGCCAGCTACTCCCAGTCATAGAAAAACTACTGAGTATAGCCTTAGTAAAGCCAGCAGCAATAACAGAGTGTCAATGAGTCCACCTCTGAACTCAGGTTGGTGATTTTCAGGCAGGTCTAGGTTCAACAGTCCCTCTGTGGAGAGATTCCCGAAGAAAGAAGAATACCTACCAGCACACTCCTCCAGGGAACACAGGGAGGTCTCCGAGGACATTCCAGGGCAGCCAGGTCTGGAGGGGAAGGAAGTCAGGCACACGCGGCGTCGCTCTCTGACACCATCCCCACACGTGGCACTACACTGGCTCCACGGCTGCCACAGTCCCCAAGTTTCTGCAAGGACATTAGCCATGCTTTTAATGCTAGTTCATTTGAGAATCAGAATTTAACTGTACCCAAATGAAGCAGCAAACTCAAATCTCAGGCCTTGAAAagtcagtaaataaaaatattcccaaaGATGCGGAAAGCTGGAAAGAGTGTGTAACCACCcttaaaacaaaggaaagctgtataatttacaaaatattaaccTTTTTGGAACTCATCAGAGAGCAAAGGTCACAGGACAACCAAATGGCCTGAAGGAGGCCTCTAAGGCCTCTAAGGCAAGACAGGATGCAAACCTTGCTTCCTGAGATAGATACCAGGCCTCATAAAAGCTAGTGGAAAGAAGTCATCTGAAAACATATGAACTGCTAGAAGCCTAGTGTGGGCTAGCATGAGAATATAGAATCCCTGGGAGCCATATCCTGTACTCCCTAGGAGTACATAT comes from the Prionailurus bengalensis isolate Pbe53 chromosome A1, Fcat_Pben_1.1_paternal_pri, whole genome shotgun sequence genome and includes:
- the THSD1 gene encoding thrombospondin type-1 domain-containing protein 1 isoform X1, whose amino-acid sequence is MKQMLKDFSNLLLVVLCDYVLAEAEYLLLGKPGHVALSNNTVSVGFQYVSGANGTLRNVSILLLEANTNQTVTTKYLLTNQSRGTLEFECFYFKEAGDYWFTMTPEAADNSTPVHLWEQSAFLKVEWPVFHVDLNRTSRAAEGTFQVGLFTSQPLCSFPADQPDILVDVIFTNSLPEARTSPGQPLEIRTSKRTQLSQGQWVEFGCAPVGPEAYVTVVLKLLGQDSVITSTGPIDLAQKFGYKLVTVPELTCESAVEVMVLPPPCVFVQGVIGVFKEAPRRPGEGTIRLAENSLTLGERRTVFNCTLFDMGRNKYCFDFGVSSRSHFSTKERECMLIQRNIETWGLWQPWSQCSATCGDGVRERRRVCLTSFPSRPGCPGMSSETSLCSLEECAAFQPSSASPLQPQGPVKSNNIVTVTGISLCLFIILATVLITLWRKFGRTPKCRTPARHNSIHSPSFRKNSDEENICELSEQRGSFSDGGDGPAGGPGDAGIPLTYRRSVPAAPEDDASGSESVQSNAQKIIPPLFSYRLAQQQLKEMKKKGLTETTKVYHVSQSPLTDTAIDAAAVPPLDVESPDEAAANKFRIKSPFLEQPAGGAAARPPSRPDHPACQASCAVSPSQTVIRKSATRHVGGRGALPERSHPRGSHFRRTASFHEAKQARPFRERSMSTLTPRQAPAYSSRTRTWDQAEDRFRPHSRGAAPFPEKPEGAGATRGPLSPAPKSYTLGQPVRKPDLGDSQASFVVGGERTEPHRSRRGPSPSHRSVSRKQPSPTAPKDSYQRVSPLSPSQGRKDKCQSFPAHPEFAFYDNTSFGLTEAEQRMLDLPGYFGSNEEDETTSTLSVEKLVI
- the THSD1 gene encoding thrombospondin type-1 domain-containing protein 1 isoform X2, with translation MKQMLKDFSNLLLVVLCDYVLAEAEYLLLGKPGHVALSNNTVSVGFQYVSGANGTLRNVSILLLEANTNQTVTTKYLLTNQSRGTLEFECFYFKEAGDYWFTMTPEAADNSTPVHLWEQSAFLKVEWPVFHVDLNRTSRAAEGTFQVGLFTSQPLCSFPADQPDILVDVIFTNSLPEARTSPGQPLEIRTSKRTQLSQGQWVEFGCAPVGPEAYVTVVLKLLGQDSVITSTGPIDLAQKFGYKLVTVPELTCESAVEVMVLPPPCVFVQGVIGVFKEAPRRPGEGTIRLAENSLTLGERRTVFNCTLFDMGRNKYCFDFGVSSRSHFSTKERECMLIQRNIAFQPSSASPLQPQGPVKSNNIVTVTGISLCLFIILATVLITLWRKFGRTPKCRTPARHNSIHSPSFRKNSDEENICELSEQRGSFSDGGDGPAGGPGDAGIPLTYRRSVPAAPEDDASGSESVQSNAQKIIPPLFSYRLAQQQLKEMKKKGLTETTKVYHVSQSPLTDTAIDAAAVPPLDVESPDEAAANKFRIKSPFLEQPAGGAAARPPSRPDHPACQASCAVSPSQTVIRKSATRHVGGRGALPERSHPRGSHFRRTASFHEAKQARPFRERSMSTLTPRQAPAYSSRTRTWDQAEDRFRPHSRGAAPFPEKPEGAGATRGPLSPAPKSYTLGQPVRKPDLGDSQASFVVGGERTEPHRSRRGPSPSHRSVSRKQPSPTAPKDSYQRVSPLSPSQGRKDKCQSFPAHPEFAFYDNTSFGLTEAEQRMLDLPGYFGSNEEDETTSTLSVEKLVI